One segment of Stenotrophomonas sp. SAU14A_NAIMI4_8 DNA contains the following:
- a CDS encoding TonB-dependent receptor — translation MKYLHHRPLAVAVALCVTALAPMSAAAQSTTDLDRVEVTGTRIKRAEVEGQVPIQTLTRTEIERTGLNSIGEVLQQLTGSGSALNAKFNSSGNFGFPPDGSGVGAGSAQVDLRHLGAKRVLVLVDGIRWVNESSASGVGAATDLNTIPLAIVERIEVLEDGASSLYGSDAIAGVVNIITRRDFDGGQVTLNYGEYSKGDGTQKGVDLAWGTRGDRYSLFVGGSWTKQDAVYARDREQSRFPVPGTGLALGSSATPDGRFIFTDPNTGTTHDLTPNAGARPTYNGGDGCDRTDGYHCFGTADRFNFAEYNMVLTPSERKGIFGQFRFDFSDNVQWYVKALGNRRESTNQAAPEPLFFGPEAGTGNPLADNIVISALNPYNPFGFTLDSSDNLIMIGRRPLEGGARVFEQKVDTQYFATGLEGNFQAADRQWYWDVNGMYSKNKATQTNYGSYNIYNINLALGDPAICAATPGCVPLDIFGGAGSITPAMLQWIQPVVRDRSQNELTLFTANLSSELFNLPAGAVSFATGLEHRKYEGWYQPDPLTVIGHYNGVPSQPTSGSYDVNEAYLELNVPLFAAPSYGGKLDLSVAGRYSDYSTFGGEFTPKYGLRWQVTNDFVLRTTYAEGFRAPSIGELYGSAARADLQIFDPCSIGLGGTAPRGSAANCAALGVPTGFQQANSQISVTTGGNRELDPERSRSFSAGFVWSPWFGNNTSWSERFDVDVTFYRHTIDGAIQAINAQTQLDLCVDTLDPLYCDGITRASTGGINGFNNRLTNLGSIKTDGWDVDLHWTLPQSAAGQFKIGWQNTFVGRYEATGAAGQKQPQGPGIEVADSSIPEWTSNLSLGWTLGNWSANWTMRHISELTEDCGDAVAFAVCSDQAAGTNTLAATTFHDAQVGYRIEWMKGLQLTAGLNNVFDKDPPICLSCSLNGYDASTYDIPRGRYWYLRADLRF, via the coding sequence ATGAAGTACCTGCATCACCGCCCCTTGGCGGTTGCCGTCGCCCTGTGCGTGACGGCTCTGGCACCGATGAGTGCCGCGGCCCAATCCACCACCGATCTGGACCGCGTTGAAGTAACCGGCACGCGCATCAAGCGCGCCGAAGTGGAAGGCCAGGTGCCGATCCAGACCCTGACCCGCACCGAGATCGAACGCACCGGGCTGAACTCCATCGGCGAGGTGCTGCAGCAGCTGACCGGTTCCGGTTCGGCGCTCAACGCCAAGTTCAATTCTTCCGGCAACTTCGGCTTCCCGCCCGACGGCAGCGGTGTGGGCGCCGGTTCGGCGCAGGTCGATCTGCGCCACCTGGGCGCCAAGCGCGTGCTGGTGCTGGTCGATGGCATCCGCTGGGTGAATGAATCGTCCGCTTCCGGCGTGGGCGCGGCCACCGATCTGAACACCATTCCGCTGGCGATTGTTGAGCGCATCGAAGTGCTGGAAGACGGGGCCTCGTCGCTGTACGGCTCCGATGCGATTGCCGGTGTGGTCAACATCATCACCCGTCGCGATTTCGATGGTGGCCAGGTAACCTTGAACTACGGCGAGTACAGCAAGGGCGATGGCACGCAGAAGGGCGTGGACCTGGCCTGGGGTACGCGCGGTGACCGCTACAGCCTGTTCGTGGGCGGCAGCTGGACCAAGCAGGACGCGGTGTATGCGCGTGACCGCGAGCAGTCGCGCTTCCCGGTACCGGGCACCGGCCTGGCGCTGGGCAGTTCGGCCACGCCCGATGGCCGCTTCATCTTCACCGACCCCAACACCGGCACCACCCACGACCTGACCCCGAACGCCGGCGCGCGGCCCACCTACAACGGCGGCGATGGCTGCGACCGCACCGATGGCTACCACTGCTTCGGCACGGCCGATCGCTTCAACTTCGCCGAATACAACATGGTGCTGACGCCGTCGGAGCGCAAAGGCATCTTTGGTCAGTTCCGTTTCGACTTCAGCGACAACGTGCAGTGGTACGTGAAGGCACTGGGCAACCGCCGCGAATCGACCAACCAGGCCGCACCGGAGCCGCTGTTCTTCGGCCCCGAAGCCGGCACCGGTAATCCGCTGGCCGACAACATCGTCATTTCCGCGCTGAACCCCTACAACCCGTTCGGCTTCACCCTGGATTCGTCGGACAACCTGATCATGATCGGCCGGCGCCCGCTGGAAGGCGGCGCGCGCGTGTTCGAGCAGAAGGTGGATACGCAGTACTTCGCCACCGGCCTGGAGGGTAATTTCCAGGCGGCCGACCGCCAGTGGTACTGGGACGTGAACGGCATGTACAGCAAGAACAAGGCCACCCAGACCAACTACGGCAGCTACAACATCTACAACATCAACCTGGCGCTGGGCGATCCGGCCATCTGCGCGGCCACGCCGGGCTGCGTGCCGCTGGATATCTTCGGTGGCGCCGGCTCGATCACCCCGGCCATGCTGCAGTGGATCCAGCCGGTGGTGCGCGACCGCAGCCAGAACGAACTGACCCTGTTCACCGCCAACCTGTCCAGCGAACTGTTCAACCTGCCGGCCGGTGCGGTGTCTTTCGCCACTGGCCTGGAACACCGCAAGTACGAAGGCTGGTACCAGCCGGATCCGCTGACGGTGATCGGCCATTACAACGGCGTGCCGTCGCAGCCGACGTCCGGTTCGTACGATGTGAATGAAGCGTACCTGGAATTGAACGTGCCGCTGTTCGCCGCCCCGTCCTATGGCGGCAAGCTGGACCTGAGCGTGGCCGGGCGCTACTCGGATTACTCCACCTTTGGTGGCGAGTTCACGCCCAAGTACGGCCTGCGCTGGCAGGTGACCAACGACTTCGTGCTGCGCACCACCTATGCCGAAGGCTTCCGCGCACCTTCGATCGGTGAACTGTATGGTTCGGCCGCGCGTGCCGACCTGCAGATCTTCGACCCGTGCTCGATCGGTCTGGGTGGCACCGCACCGCGTGGCAGTGCGGCCAACTGTGCTGCGCTGGGTGTGCCAACCGGTTTCCAGCAGGCCAATTCGCAGATCTCGGTAACCACCGGCGGCAACCGCGAGCTGGACCCGGAGCGTTCACGCAGCTTCAGTGCCGGCTTCGTGTGGAGCCCGTGGTTCGGTAACAACACCAGCTGGTCCGAGCGCTTCGACGTGGACGTGACCTTCTACCGGCACACCATCGACGGTGCGATCCAGGCCATCAACGCGCAGACCCAGCTGGACCTGTGCGTGGATACGCTGGACCCGCTGTACTGCGATGGCATCACCCGCGCCAGCACCGGCGGCATCAACGGCTTCAACAACCGCCTGACCAACTTGGGCTCGATCAAGACCGATGGCTGGGATGTGGACCTGCACTGGACGCTGCCGCAGAGCGCGGCCGGCCAGTTCAAGATCGGCTGGCAGAACACCTTCGTGGGCCGTTACGAGGCTACCGGCGCGGCCGGGCAGAAGCAGCCGCAGGGGCCGGGCATCGAAGTGGCTGACAGCTCCATTCCCGAATGGACCAGCAATCTGTCGCTGGGCTGGACGCTGGGCAACTGGAGCGCGAACTGGACGATGCGCCACATTTCCGAGCTGACCGAAGACTGTGGCGATGCGGTGGCATTCGCGGTGTGCAGCGACCAGGCAGCGGGCACCAACACGCTGGCGGCCACCACCTTCCACGATGCGCAGGTGGGCTACCGGATTGAATGGATGAAGGGGCTGCAGTTGACCGCTGGCCTGAACAACGTGTTCGACAAGGATCCGCCGATCTGCCTGTCGTGCTCGTTGAACGGCTACGACGCCTCGACGTATGACATTCCGCGTGGGCGCTACTGGTACCTGCGCGCGGATCTGCGGTTCTGA
- a CDS encoding biopolymer transporter ExbD: MAFSSAGRSGPLAEINVTPLVDVMLVLLIIFIVTAPIVARPITVDLPQATDRVVQRPDPPPPIELRLDAASQLSWNGQPMAIGDLQQRLRAQAGEHPGNLPELRISSDPSAEYEGMARILAAAEATGMQRIAFVR, encoded by the coding sequence ATGGCATTCAGTAGCGCAGGACGAAGCGGACCACTGGCTGAGATCAACGTAACGCCACTGGTGGATGTGATGCTGGTGTTGTTGATCATCTTCATCGTGACCGCACCGATCGTGGCGCGGCCGATCACGGTGGATCTGCCGCAGGCCACCGACCGGGTGGTACAGCGACCGGACCCGCCGCCGCCCATCGAGCTGCGCCTGGATGCGGCCAGCCAGTTGAGCTGGAACGGGCAGCCGATGGCCATCGGTGATCTGCAGCAGCGCCTGCGTGCGCAGGCGGGCGAGCACCCCGGCAACCTGCCGGAGCTGCGCATCAGCAGCGACCCTTCGGCCGAGTATGAAGGCATGGCGCGCATCCTGGCCGCGGCCGAGGCCACGGGCATGCAGCGGATCGCATTCGTGCGTTGA
- a CDS encoding transglycosylase SLT domain-containing protein, giving the protein MTRRSSTALSLFPLATTLLIGCASAQSLDAQSGQLKAALDAAERGQLAPAQAAALSRHPAYGWVEFAQLRRNIDSVDNGQAQAFLKRYDGQAVANSFRSVWLPSVARRQDWPTLLANWAPTENLGLRCAQLTARQATGKVDAQWTSEAQDLWRKNGKSLPDACDAVFAVLQAQGGMSDALRWERIDAAADAQQPAVMRSAARGLPAAELAQANSYAAFVDRPNASALNWPRTERSRRIATDGLEKLAKADPGATEQQLPQYAQALGLSAEQQGQVRYQIALWTVASYLPDSARRLNAVPESAYDERLHEWRAREAMSRGDWPAALAAIRKMGSKQRSDSRWAYFEGRMLEKTGQVQQAQPLFRDAARAPTFHGFLAADKLQQAYTLCPWKPNDSAQAQAAVARDPAIQRAMALYQIDRTGWAVAEWNSALSRFDDTQRRLAVRVAQDNGWFDRAVFALGKQPQEQRLYDLRFPLHHDSTIRRESARNAIDPAWVAAEIRAESTFTPRARSPANAMGLMQVLPTTGASVAKSIGLTGYGGADSLYDPDTNIAIGTAYLRQLMNKYDGLPYVTIAAYNAGPTPTARWQTQRPGFDPDLWIETISYKETREYVARVLAFSVIYDWRLNGNALPLSDRLMGRLVDKRKAFTCATNAEQGGD; this is encoded by the coding sequence ATGACCCGACGCTCTTCGACCGCCCTGTCCCTGTTCCCGCTGGCCACCACGCTGCTGATCGGCTGCGCCAGTGCCCAGTCCCTTGATGCCCAGAGCGGCCAGTTGAAGGCCGCGCTGGACGCCGCCGAGCGTGGCCAGCTGGCGCCCGCCCAGGCCGCCGCGCTCAGCCGCCACCCGGCCTATGGCTGGGTCGAGTTCGCCCAACTGCGGCGCAACATCGACAGCGTGGACAACGGCCAGGCCCAGGCCTTCCTGAAGCGCTATGACGGCCAGGCCGTGGCCAACAGCTTCCGCAGCGTGTGGCTGCCCTCGGTGGCCCGCCGTCAGGATTGGCCGACTCTGCTGGCCAACTGGGCGCCGACCGAAAACCTGGGCCTGCGCTGCGCGCAGCTGACCGCCCGCCAGGCCACCGGCAAGGTGGACGCGCAGTGGACCAGCGAAGCGCAGGACCTGTGGCGCAAGAACGGCAAGTCGCTGCCCGACGCCTGCGATGCGGTGTTTGCCGTGCTGCAGGCGCAGGGCGGCATGAGCGATGCCCTGCGCTGGGAACGCATCGATGCGGCCGCCGACGCCCAGCAACCGGCGGTGATGCGCAGCGCCGCGCGTGGCCTGCCAGCCGCCGAGCTGGCCCAGGCCAACAGCTATGCCGCCTTCGTCGACCGCCCCAATGCCAGCGCCCTGAACTGGCCGCGCACCGAGCGCAGCCGGCGCATCGCCACCGACGGCCTGGAAAAACTGGCCAAGGCCGACCCCGGCGCCACCGAACAGCAACTGCCGCAGTACGCACAGGCGCTGGGCCTGAGCGCCGAGCAGCAAGGCCAGGTGCGCTACCAGATCGCGCTGTGGACCGTGGCCTCGTACCTGCCCGATTCGGCGCGCCGCCTCAATGCCGTGCCCGAATCGGCCTACGACGAGCGCCTGCACGAATGGCGCGCCCGCGAGGCGATGTCGCGCGGCGATTGGCCGGCCGCGCTGGCCGCGATCCGCAAGATGGGCAGCAAGCAGCGCAGCGATTCGCGCTGGGCGTATTTCGAAGGGCGCATGCTGGAAAAGACCGGGCAGGTGCAGCAGGCGCAGCCGCTGTTCCGCGATGCCGCGCGCGCGCCCACCTTCCACGGCTTCCTGGCGGCCGACAAGCTGCAGCAGGCGTACACGCTGTGCCCGTGGAAGCCCAACGACAGTGCCCAGGCGCAGGCCGCGGTCGCCCGCGATCCGGCCATCCAGCGCGCCATGGCGCTGTACCAGATCGACCGCACCGGCTGGGCCGTGGCCGAATGGAACAGCGCGCTGTCGCGCTTCGATGACACCCAGCGCCGCCTGGCCGTGCGCGTGGCGCAGGACAACGGCTGGTTCGACCGCGCCGTGTTCGCGCTGGGCAAGCAGCCGCAGGAACAGCGCCTGTACGACCTGCGCTTCCCGCTGCACCACGACAGCACCATCCGCCGCGAATCGGCGCGCAACGCCATCGACCCGGCCTGGGTGGCCGCCGAGATACGCGCCGAGAGCACGTTCACCCCGCGCGCGCGCTCGCCTGCCAACGCCATGGGCCTGATGCAGGTGCTGCCCACCACCGGTGCCAGCGTGGCCAAGTCGATCGGCCTGACCGGCTACGGCGGCGCCGACAGCCTGTACGACCCGGACACCAACATCGCCATCGGCACCGCGTACCTGCGCCAGCTGATGAACAAGTACGACGGCCTGCCCTACGTGACCATCGCCGCCTACAACGCCGGGCCGACCCCGACCGCACGCTGGCAGACCCAGCGCCCGGGCTTCGACCCGGACCTGTGGATCGAGACCATCAGCTACAAGGAAACCCGCGAATACGTGGCCCGCGTGCTGGCCTTCAGCGTGATCTACGACTGGCGCCTCAACGGCAATGCCCTGCCGCTCAGCGACCGCCTGATGGGCCGCCTGGTGGACAAGCGCAAGGCCTTCACCTGCGCCACCAACGCCGAACAGGGCGGGGATTGA
- a CDS encoding multifunctional CCA addition/repair protein, whose protein sequence is MKIYLVGGAVRDRLLQRPAGDRDWVVVGATPAQMEAQGYTAVGRDFPVFLHPKTGEEYALARTERKSGRGYRGFVVDADPAVTLEEDLQRRDFTINAIACDEDTGTLVDPYGGARDLQQRVLRHVGPAFVEDPLRVLRAARFMARFAPLGFTVADETMALMREVAASGELDALVPERVWQELRKALVCERPSAFLRTLHDAHALGPILPELEALYGVPQRAEFHPEVDTGIHQEMVSDMAARLAPGDDLVGFAALTHDLGKGLTPQDEWPRHIMHEQRGVKPLKELCARLKIPTEHQQLAEAVCREHLNVHRIDELRDATVLELLGRCDALRRPERVARIALCCEADKRGRLGFEDSDYPQGETLKRLHQAALSVQARDLDTTHLKGPAIGEALARARVKAIAAAR, encoded by the coding sequence ATGAAGATCTATCTTGTCGGCGGCGCCGTGCGCGACCGCCTGCTGCAGCGCCCCGCCGGTGACCGTGACTGGGTGGTGGTCGGCGCCACCCCCGCGCAGATGGAAGCGCAGGGCTACACCGCCGTGGGCCGCGATTTCCCAGTGTTCCTGCATCCCAAGACCGGTGAGGAATACGCACTGGCGCGCACCGAACGCAAATCCGGCCGCGGCTATCGCGGCTTCGTGGTCGATGCCGATCCGGCGGTCACCCTGGAAGAGGATCTGCAGCGCCGCGATTTCACCATCAACGCCATTGCCTGCGACGAAGACACCGGCACTCTGGTCGACCCCTACGGCGGTGCACGCGATCTGCAGCAGCGCGTGCTGCGGCATGTCGGTCCGGCATTCGTGGAAGACCCGCTGCGCGTGCTGCGCGCGGCACGGTTCATGGCGCGCTTCGCGCCGCTGGGCTTTACCGTCGCCGACGAAACCATGGCGCTGATGCGCGAGGTCGCCGCCAGTGGCGAGCTGGATGCGCTGGTGCCCGAACGCGTCTGGCAGGAACTGCGCAAAGCGCTGGTCTGCGAACGCCCGTCCGCCTTCCTGCGCACGCTGCACGACGCGCACGCGCTGGGCCCGATCCTGCCGGAACTGGAAGCACTGTACGGCGTGCCGCAGCGTGCCGAATTCCATCCGGAAGTCGACACCGGCATCCACCAGGAAATGGTCAGCGACATGGCCGCACGCCTGGCGCCGGGCGATGACCTGGTCGGCTTCGCCGCCCTCACCCACGACCTCGGCAAGGGCCTGACCCCGCAGGACGAATGGCCGCGCCACATCATGCACGAGCAGCGTGGCGTGAAGCCGCTGAAGGAACTGTGCGCACGGCTGAAGATTCCCACCGAGCACCAGCAGCTGGCGGAGGCGGTCTGCCGTGAGCACTTGAACGTGCACCGCATCGACGAACTGCGCGATGCCACCGTGCTGGAACTGCTGGGCCGCTGCGATGCACTGCGCCGGCCCGAACGCGTGGCGCGCATCGCGCTGTGCTGCGAGGCCGACAAGCGCGGCCGGCTGGGTTTCGAAGACAGCGACTACCCGCAGGGCGAAACGCTCAAGCGCCTGCACCAGGCCGCGCTTTCAGTGCAGGCGCGCGATCTGGATACCACCCACCTGAAAGGCCCGGCCATTGGCGAAGCGCTGGCCAGAGCGCGGGTGAAGGCGATCGCGGCGGCGCGCTGA
- a CDS encoding SseB family protein yields the protein MDHDTPFEPTNDLEVRLLQAQDGTLTAAQFLDGLLTAPVFVLLDKAIGEDGAWDESISPLVLTSESGEPMFAVFTAPERAELWHEQLPQFAHAMPIAVHALLSGIGEGVGLVLNPGLDVGMEMIPDAVAQLKERAAAITRGMAH from the coding sequence ATGGACCACGACACGCCGTTTGAACCCACCAACGACCTGGAGGTCCGCCTGCTGCAGGCACAGGACGGCACGCTGACCGCCGCGCAGTTCCTGGACGGCCTGCTGACCGCGCCGGTGTTCGTGCTGCTGGACAAGGCCATTGGTGAAGATGGCGCCTGGGACGAGAGCATTTCACCGCTGGTGCTTACCAGCGAAAGCGGCGAGCCGATGTTCGCTGTGTTCACCGCGCCGGAACGCGCCGAGCTGTGGCACGAACAGCTGCCGCAGTTTGCCCATGCCATGCCGATTGCCGTGCACGCGCTGCTGTCGGGCATTGGCGAGGGCGTTGGCCTGGTGCTGAACCCCGGCCTGGACGTGGGCATGGAGATGATTCCCGATGCCGTGGCCCAGCTGAAGGAGCGCGCCGCGGCGATTACCCGCGGCATGGCGCACTGA
- a CDS encoding S41 family peptidase, translating into MGIRITILALTAAMAAPAHAIELPTRQAQIELVDLLEREALYRDRVDWPEIRARMSAAQGNPEKIRDVLKEAIGRSSGGHGAWLSPKRIRAEAQRPGRANTAGTANATGTGMTATSADTPPVDPRIGWVEIGAFSIVPGPELQQKMQQRAARWQATIGEQDNGTRCGWIVDLRGNTGGNMWPMLLGVAPLLRMTAGDDETVGAFVTADGPSAWQSTPSGLRLGAGAIVDLGKPGYQLKHPAAPVAVLTGPHTASAGEATALAFRGRPQARSFGEPTRGVSTANVVRPLVDGSSLVLTTSVMQDRHGRGDGRKIVPDEHTRGAAATVAAAQAWLLAQPACSGG; encoded by the coding sequence ATGGGTATCCGCATCACGATTCTGGCACTGACCGCCGCAATGGCGGCACCTGCCCACGCCATCGAACTGCCCACGCGGCAGGCCCAGATCGAACTGGTGGACCTGCTGGAGCGCGAGGCGCTCTACCGTGATCGCGTGGACTGGCCAGAGATTCGTGCACGCATGAGTGCAGCGCAGGGCAACCCGGAAAAGATACGCGACGTGCTGAAGGAAGCCATTGGCCGCAGCTCGGGTGGGCACGGTGCGTGGCTCAGCCCGAAGCGGATACGCGCGGAAGCGCAGCGGCCAGGACGGGCCAACACCGCCGGCACCGCCAACGCCACCGGTACAGGCATGACGGCCACGTCGGCCGATACACCGCCTGTTGACCCACGCATCGGCTGGGTCGAGATCGGCGCGTTCTCCATCGTTCCCGGCCCGGAGCTGCAGCAGAAGATGCAGCAACGCGCCGCGCGCTGGCAGGCGACCATCGGTGAGCAGGACAACGGCACCCGCTGCGGCTGGATCGTGGATCTGCGTGGCAACACGGGCGGCAACATGTGGCCCATGCTGCTGGGCGTCGCCCCGTTGCTGCGGATGACCGCCGGCGATGACGAGACCGTGGGCGCGTTCGTCACCGCCGACGGCCCTTCCGCCTGGCAGTCCACACCGTCTGGCCTGCGTCTGGGCGCGGGCGCCATCGTCGATCTGGGTAAGCCGGGTTATCAGCTGAAGCACCCGGCCGCGCCCGTGGCCGTGCTGACCGGGCCGCACACCGCCAGTGCCGGCGAAGCGACGGCGCTGGCGTTCCGTGGTCGCCCGCAGGCGCGCAGTTTCGGCGAACCCACCCGCGGTGTGTCCACCGCGAATGTGGTGCGGCCGCTGGTCGACGGCAGTTCCCTGGTGTTGACTACCAGCGTGATGCAGGACCGCCACGGTCGCGGCGATGGGCGGAAGATAGTGCCTGACGAGCACACCCGCGGCGCTGCAGCCACCGTTGCCGCCGCCCAGGCGTGGCTGCTGGCGCAGCCGGCGTGTAGTGGAGGCTGA
- a CDS encoding autotransporter outer membrane beta-barrel domain-containing protein: MSRADLCGVRRSPLFLASVLALAAPSAWAGCDSSAPVAGQTVTCSADPPNPYITPITANGAGGITVNVASGAQLQQSGGATPLALTGAGGHVLLNQGAITATGGIAVQLGGGSRVDNLGSISTGNTTALQFTGAGDSVLVNRGTISGRTGVQFGAGNDRLEMLAGSISGAVLQGDGNDVLLLSDGTLDSVDQGNGDDQMTVRGGTITGLVTQGSGADDFVMSGGSIGALQQGDNIDTFRMSGGRIVGAFEDGDQAWMTGGRIGRVNMKLDKNLWDQSGGTVDGNVVTGFDTDTIIISGTAYIGGNISVSGGADSVTITDGTVRGQILLSTGNDTFTWNGGGIVYGAIDAGPDDDVATLANLNQGNLGAVPLFDGGSGNDRLALSNVKMTGVGRLQNWETISLASSTELTFDGDLRLGDSATGTGTLTLDDTSTLYAGSGSNAVRPFTGSALVNVVNAGRIDLTGVGAGDVFTIRGNYRGEGGGLYLRTVLGGDDSVTDRLVIDGGAATGTTGIGVLNAGGGGAATLADGILVVQALNGATTAAGAFSLFAPVSAGAYEYFLFKGGVSAGSGENWYLRSTLVSGPTPAPSGTGSTAEPPPPTPPVAPPPAIAPAPPPPPEGAVDPDLTAGETAPPAPPPQPADVAPPSDPPVPDVPVAGGALPGLGPAPSAGARPAQGDVVPLYRLETATYAVVPPLLREASLASLGTFHERQGEQRLLYHTGALRTAWGRLVGQSSEIQWKGDAQPGFDGDLMGVQAGLDVWAAAADAHRNQIGVFVGRTRADGRVTGLALGWENVQVGQSRLDDKHVGLYWTLTGRDGGYLDAVAMQSRYDGRMRSSRGLGIDVRGDGTTLSLEAGKPLLQFGQSAWWLEPQIQVIWQRSSLDDQRDAVSAVSFDSDNAWTGRVGLRLAADYQLADNGWQPYFKLNYWHGRSGEDRVQFDTDVITSAQRSRALEAGIGVVGRFNRTISAYAVADYTREVGGSRNEERRVIEGNIGLRADW, translated from the coding sequence ATGTCCCGTGCAGACCTGTGTGGCGTACGTCGTTCGCCCTTGTTCCTCGCCTCGGTGCTGGCCCTGGCTGCCCCATCGGCCTGGGCAGGATGCGATTCCAGCGCCCCCGTGGCCGGACAGACCGTCACCTGCAGTGCCGATCCGCCGAATCCGTACATCACACCGATTACGGCCAATGGCGCCGGCGGCATTACCGTGAACGTGGCCAGCGGCGCGCAACTGCAGCAGAGCGGTGGTGCAACGCCGCTGGCACTGACCGGCGCAGGTGGCCATGTGCTGCTGAACCAGGGCGCGATCACCGCCACCGGCGGTATTGCCGTGCAGCTGGGCGGGGGCAGCCGCGTCGACAACCTGGGCAGCATCAGCACCGGCAACACTACTGCGCTGCAGTTCACTGGCGCGGGGGACAGCGTACTGGTCAACCGCGGCACGATCAGTGGCCGCACCGGCGTGCAGTTCGGCGCCGGCAATGATCGACTGGAGATGCTCGCAGGCAGCATCAGCGGTGCCGTACTGCAGGGCGATGGCAACGACGTGCTGCTGCTCAGCGATGGCACCCTGGACAGCGTTGACCAGGGCAACGGCGATGACCAGATGACCGTGCGCGGCGGCACCATTACCGGACTGGTCACGCAGGGCAGCGGCGCCGACGATTTCGTCATGAGTGGCGGCAGCATCGGCGCCCTGCAGCAGGGCGACAACATCGATACGTTCCGCATGAGCGGTGGCCGCATCGTCGGTGCGTTCGAAGATGGCGACCAGGCCTGGATGACCGGCGGCCGCATCGGCCGGGTCAACATGAAGCTGGACAAGAACCTCTGGGACCAGTCAGGCGGCACGGTGGATGGCAACGTGGTGACCGGTTTCGATACCGACACCATCATCATTTCCGGCACCGCCTATATCGGCGGCAACATCAGCGTGAGCGGTGGCGCCGACAGCGTGACCATCACCGATGGCACCGTGCGCGGGCAGATACTGCTCAGTACCGGCAACGACACCTTCACCTGGAATGGCGGTGGCATCGTCTATGGCGCCATCGATGCCGGCCCCGACGATGACGTGGCCACGCTGGCCAACCTCAACCAGGGCAACCTGGGCGCAGTGCCGCTGTTCGACGGCGGCAGTGGCAACGACCGGCTTGCGCTCAGCAACGTCAAGATGACCGGCGTGGGCCGCCTGCAGAACTGGGAAACCATCAGCCTGGCCAGCAGCACCGAACTGACCTTCGATGGCGATCTGCGGCTGGGCGACAGTGCAACCGGCACCGGCACGCTCACCCTGGATGACACCAGCACGCTGTACGCGGGCAGCGGTTCCAATGCGGTGCGCCCGTTCACCGGCAGCGCGCTGGTGAACGTGGTCAATGCCGGGCGCATCGACCTGACCGGCGTGGGCGCCGGCGATGTATTCACGATCCGCGGTAACTATCGGGGTGAGGGTGGCGGTCTGTACCTGCGCACCGTGCTGGGTGGGGACGATTCGGTCACTGATCGCCTGGTGATCGATGGCGGCGCGGCAACCGGCACGACTGGCATCGGCGTCCTCAATGCCGGCGGCGGCGGCGCGGCCACGCTGGCCGACGGCATCCTGGTGGTGCAGGCGCTGAACGGTGCGACCACGGCAGCCGGCGCGTTCTCGCTGTTTGCCCCGGTGTCGGCCGGTGCCTACGAGTACTTCCTGTTCAAGGGCGGGGTAAGCGCGGGCAGCGGTGAGAACTGGTACCTGCGCTCAACCCTGGTGTCCGGCCCGACTCCGGCACCCAGCGGAACCGGCAGCACCGCCGAGCCGCCGCCGCCCACGCCGCCCGTGGCGCCGCCGCCCGCGATTGCGCCGGCCCCGCCACCGCCGCCCGAAGGGGCGGTGGACCCGGACCTGACCGCTGGCGAGACCGCGCCCCCGGCGCCCCCGCCGCAGCCGGCCGACGTTGCCCCGCCCAGCGACCCGCCGGTGCCCGACGTGCCGGTGGCCGGTGGTGCACTGCCGGGCCTGGGCCCAGCGCCCAGTGCCGGCGCGCGACCCGCGCAGGGCGACGTGGTGCCGTTGTATCGCCTGGAAACTGCCACCTATGCGGTGGTGCCGCCGCTGCTGCGCGAGGCGTCGCTGGCCAGCCTGGGCACCTTCCACGAGCGCCAGGGCGAGCAGCGTCTGCTGTACCACACCGGCGCCCTGCGCACCGCCTGGGGCCGACTGGTCGGGCAGAGCAGTGAGATCCAGTGGAAGGGCGATGCCCAGCCCGGCTTCGACGGCGATCTGATGGGCGTGCAGGCCGGTCTGGATGTCTGGGCCGCCGCCGCCGATGCACATCGCAACCAGATCGGCGTGTTCGTCGGCCGCACCCGCGCCGATGGCCGGGTGACCGGCCTGGCCTTGGGCTGGGAGAACGTGCAGGTGGGCCAGAGCCGCCTGGACGACAAGCACGTGGGCCTGTACTGGACGCTGACCGGCCGTGACGGTGGATATCTGGACGCGGTGGCGATGCAGAGCCGCTACGACGGCCGCATGCGCTCATCGCGCGGGCTGGGCATTGATGTGCGTGGCGACGGCACCACGCTGTCGCTGGAAGCCGGCAAGCCCCTGCTGCAGTTCGGGCAATCGGCCTGGTGGCTGGAACCGCAGATACAGGTGATCTGGCAACGCAGCTCGCTGGATGACCAGCGCGACGCGGTGTCGGCGGTGTCGTTCGACAGTGACAACGCCTGGACCGGCCGCGTGGGCCTGCGCCTGGCCGCTGATTATCAGTTGGCGGACAACGGTTGGCAGCCGTACTTCAAGCTGAACTACTGGCACGGCCGCTCCGGCGAGGACCGCGTGCAGTTCGACACCGACGTGATAACCAGCGCGCAACGCTCGCGCGCGCTGGAAGCCGGCATCGGCGTGGTGGGGCGCTTCAACCGCACCATCAGCGCGTATGCCGTGGCCGACTACACCCGCGAAGTGGGCGGCAGCCGCAACGAAGAACGGCGCGTGATCGAAGGCAACATCGGCCTGCGCGCAGACTGGTAG